gccaaaccgttgacagcgtcaacataccagcccgagaacttgggacccgaccgtgcacccgggctacgaccagctcgcatgaggggaacaaccagaccaaccgaagcattgcgcgaggcattaagacctcggaggagtcaaaccactcctccgaggcctcggaggctacacccggcgggtgcgctcgcgcgcacccaccggaataaaacgcaaccgagaaaggctggtccccttgcaaaaaagtgcgacaaaagcctccaagcgagtattaacactcccttcgaggctcgggggctactgtcggggaccataattaggggtaccctcaaggctcctaattctcagctggtaacccccatcagcacaaagctgcaaaggcctgatgggtgcgactaagtcagggatcggtccattcgagagactcgatcacgcctcgcccgagcctagcctcgggcaagggcagccgaccccggaggatctccgtctcgcccgaggccccctccggcgacgaacatacttctggctcgcccgaggcccagtcttcgccaagaagcaaccctggccgaatcgccacgccaaccgaccaaatcgcaggggcatttaatgcaaaggtggcctgacacctttatcctgacgcgcgtcctccagtcgacagagccgaagtgaccacagtcacttcgccgctccactgaccgacctgacagaaggacagcgccgcctgcgccgctccgactgctgtgccgctcgacagagtgaggctgacaggcagtcaggcccggcctcaggcaccataggaaactccgctccgcccgacccagggctcggacttgggctcagccccggaagacggcgaactccgctccgcccgacccagggctcggactcgggctcagccccggaagacggcgaactccgctccgcccgacctagggctcggacttgggctcagccccggaagacggcgaactccgctccgcccgacccagggctcggacttgggcttagccccggaagacggcgaactccgatccgcccgacctagggctcggacttgggctcagccccagaagacggcgaactccgctccgcccgacccagggctcggactcgggctcagccccagaagacgacgaactccgcttcgcccgaccctagggctcggactcagccctggcctcagccgacggtatccgcctcgcccgacccaggggctcggactcgacctcggccacggaagacagactcgacctcgacctcggaggagcctccacatcgcccaacctagggcgcggaccgaccacgtcaacaggaggcgccatcattaccctaccccaagctgactcaggctacggggaacaagaccggtgtctcatctggctcgctccgccagacaagtaatgatggcaccccgcacgctctctgacgacggtggctctcaacccccttacggaagcaagaggacgtcagcaaggactcaacagccccgacagctgtccttccgccaggctccagcgctcctccgacggccacgacaccacacgaaccgggtgctaaaacctctccggctgccatgatggcatgtacttagggcgttaGCTCTCAtccgctagacacattagcactctgctacaccccaattgtacacctggatcctctccttacgtctataaaaggaaggaccagggccctcttagagagggttggccgcgcggggaagaggacgggactggcgctcgcgtgaggccgctcgctccctcccgcgtggaacgcttgtaaccccctactgcaagcgcacccgacttgagcgcgggacgaacacgaaggccgcaggatttccacctctctcacgctttcttccccccttcgcgctcggcctcgcgccgacccatctgggctggggcacgcggcgacattctcactcgtcggcccagggacccccggtctcgaaacgccgacaagattCAACTCTATGCAACAGTCGCATGTGTACGAAAGACAAATAAAAAATGAAATAATACATGGTAGTTGATATAGAGTTAAGATATGAAGTAAATATGATCGTGGAGGATTATGTTACAAATTTAAAAAGTTTGATAATAAGAATATAATATtttttagagtagaaatttagagttGCATAAGGCCTAGTTTGAATACTTTGGGATTAGAGTGTTTTGGAGGGATTGGAAAGGGTGTAAATCTCTAATAGATCAAATACTCTCAATACATCTCAATCCACTTCAATCCCACTCattactagagtacccaaactaggCCCAAACTAGACCTATGTGGGATAGCGAGTTCAATCTCGACGGCTTCCCTGCCTTCCACTACACTCGCAGAGTCGCAGGCAGTCACTTTGCGGCGAGACGCTTGTGTCGCTCCTTTCCACCCTCAGTCTCAGTCCTCTCATGATCTCATTCCCCAATCGGCGACATTTCCAGCAATTTGGTAGTTTCCCACGCAGGCTGCGCGCAAGCAACCATCCCACCCCTCTTCCGCGGCAGTCCACTGCCTCCCGGAAAATCCCACCTCGCTCCGATCCAACCCGTCCCCGCAACCAGCGCAGCCGCCGCGACGGGGTCCGACTCCCGGCCGATCTCCCGCCTCCACCAGCGCCACGGTGAGTGGCCGCCCCTCCCGATCGGTTCCTTCGATCGGGCCGCATCTTCCCTACCCTTCCCTCACTCTCTCCATTCATCCTGGAATCCGTTAGTGATGCATTCGGGTTCAGAGCTGCTGCGGTCGCAGAGATTATATGGTGCTAGGATACACTGATTACGCTGTAGGGTTTGTTTCGTGAGTAGCTCTGATCTCACGGAATGGTTTGACCGGAAATGAATGCAGCGAAATCAGTTGCTAGGCCTCGTAGGGTATCTGAAATCTGAACATGATGGTTTTAGATGTCAGGCTTTCATATACACTTATATGAACACTTACATGACGAGTTCTATTTAGAATTGGTGATGTAGATGAATTGTCCCGCAACCTTGTTGAATCTTCTAAAGCATCTACTATGTATTTTTCTATACAGACACGTTTGAAGTGTTGTTGATGAGACAGAATGCATATTCTAGATGCAGTTTGTTTTTTATAGTTGGCGTTTTTAGATGAAATGTTAATTTACTTTACATACTTGAAATAGGTCTTTTTACTGTATTAACAAGCAAGAACCAGATTAGGTGCAGGGGGCTGCATTTCCCTCTGGCCATTCCCTAAAAAGGAACAAGCGAGGTTGTTCCTTGTTCGCAATCCAGACATCTGGATTTCAGATGGGGCAACTGATGTATAGCAGCCATGCTCAAAATGGTCAGTAGTATGTTGCATCATTTGTTGGGTTGAATGTCCCCAATCTGTATGACATTAGAATTGAGGTTTTCATATGGTTTGAAGTTTATATATGAGGTGGATGATTATTCTATTTTAAGAACCTGTTTGCTTTGTGGAGGATTGGTAATTCTACTGGCAGTATTTGAATGGCCTTTATCAAACTTATGATCTAGTTCCGTTCTGATGATTGTATTGTGCAATTATGGGCACATTTGGTTCTTCACCTATTCTTGCTGGGCAAGGATTTGATCTTCTCCTGCTGTGTTTGGATGTTTGGCTAGGATTGCCAGCATTTCCCCTTGCTACCTGACACCCGCAGAGAGCTAAAATAGCTCTCCTGGCTAAGCAAGCTTCCCGGGGCATGTGCCGATAAGGTGAAACAATCTTGTCTGGGAACTAGCTGTATATTTATATCGAAGGGATTATAAGTATTATTGCTTTTGCGCAAGGCCATGCGTGCTATAATCTCTGTTAGCAGATCAGATTCTCTGCCGTCAACTTGGGCTCCGAATCAGCTATATATGGCTACCTAGCCCCTGATTGATCCTGATTGAGTCTGATTGATAGCTATAAGGATAGCTAGAGATATGAGGGGATCCCGATTGGCTCCATCACTATAGATAGGGATATGAGGAGATCTGATTTGTTTTGTTTCTATAAACCACACAAATCTCCTCCCTACATATATTTAACCTCAGCTCTCTCATCTATTTATCAAATATACATCAGTTCATCTGCTTTCATGGTATCACGAGTCTAGGTTTCACCCTGCTCACTTCCGCTGTCTAGCGCGCCTCatggtgctgcttcaactccctCTCAGCGCGCCTCCAGTGCTGCTCCCGTGGCTGCTGCATCCTGCGCGCTGCTCATGGCTGGAGACCATTCTCCCCTAGCCCCTCCTCTTGCGGCTGATGCCCACCCTGGCGCGCTCGCTGCTGCCGAGGCAGAGCACGCCCAACAGGAAAAGGCTTCCGGCCTCCACGCCCGCGATCTCGCCCTTGCGCGCGCTCGTGAGGCTGAACGTGAGGCTCAAGGGGATCTCTCCATCACCGACTACTGCCACAAGCTCAAGGGGATGGCCGACGCGCTCGGTGACCTTGGCGAGCCAATCCCTGACCGCACTCTCGTCCTCAACGTCATCCGCGGCCTCAACGACCGGTTCAACATCATTGGTCTTCATCTTCGACGCGGGTGACCTCTCCCAACCTTCTTGGCGGTGAGAAACGATCTTCTCCTTGAGGAGCTGACGATGGCGCATCAATTTGCTACATCGTCCACCGCTTTGCTCGCCTCCGCCCCGCCTAAGCCGCTGTCCAAGCTGAAGCATCAACTATACTAGCAGCAGTGCGGCAAGCGTGCTGGCAAGAAAGGTGGTCGCTAGCAACCCATTAGggcggctcccggtgccccccagCCCGGCTCCGGTCCCACTATGGGTGGACAGTGGCCCGACCCCTACAACCCATGGTCTGGGTCCATCCACATGTGGCCTGGCTCGCGGGCTCTCGGCGTGCCTTTGGCTCCTCATCATGCTATTCCTTCACGGCACCCGTCGACACAGCAGCCCAAGTCCCTTCTCATCGACGTTTAGGGGCAGTGTACTGGGTCCAACCGCAGCCCTGGTATTCGACGACTCCGCAACCGTGGACGACTCCACCTCCTGGCTTCTATAGCCTGACACCGTCCCTCCCTTCCTGGGATTAGCAGGCTctaccctccaacttccaaactaTGACGTTGCAGCCCCCAGCGGAACTAGTGGTTCTTCAACTCCGACGCTATGACTCATGTCCTCCGATGCCGGTATTCTCTCCTGATCCACTCCTACACAACAACCTTATTCCATTATTGTCGGTAACGGAAACTCTATTCCTGTCACGGTGTCACGTCCACTGGTCATACTGTTCTTCCCAACTCCCTTCACCTTAATAATGTTCTTGTTGCACCTAACCTTATTAAGAATCTTATTTCTGTGCGTCAGTTTACTTCCGACAATAACTGCTCCATTGAATTTAACCCTTTTGGTTGTTTTGTGAAGGATCTTCCCTCTCGGGGAGAGATCGTCCGCTGTGACAGTTCGGTCCGCTCTACTCGCTACGGTTTTCAGCTTCCGCCTCGCATGTCGCTGTCTCTCCATCATTGTGGCATCAACGTCTTGGACATCCTGGTCGTGAAGTTATGTCTAAACTAGCACACACTTTAGGGCTCCCTTGTAATAAAAGTGCTGCTAGCGATACTCTATGTCATGCTTATCAGTTGGGTCATCACATCCGTCTTCCTTTTAGCATGTCGTCATCCTGTGCAACTAAGAATTTCCAGTtaattcattgtgatctttggacTTCACCTGTCCTCAGTATTTTTGGTTTTAAATATTACCTGGTTATTCTTGATGATTGCTCACATTACCTTTGAATTTTTCCCCTACGCCTCAAATCTAACACTTTTACCACCCTCACTAATTTCTTCACCTATGTGCATACCCAATTTGGCATTTCCATCCAGGGAGTTTAGTGTGATAACGACGCGAGTTTGATAACTCCAGCTCCCGCACTTTCTTCCTCACCAACGACGTTCATCTTCGGATGTCCTGCCCCTACACTTCACCTCAGAATGGTAAAGCCGAACGTATTATTTGCACTATCAATGACACCATCCGTTCACTCCTTTTTCAGGCCGACGTCCCTCCTTACTGGGTTGAGGCTCTCAACACCGCCACTCGTCTTTTGAACATCTTGCCCACCAAGACACCTCACTTCCCCACACCTCACTATGTCCTCTTCGGCGTAGCTCCAGCATATACTCACCTTCCTGTCTTTGGTTGCAAATGTTATCCCAACTTATCTTCCACTACCCCACACAAACTCGCCCCCGCTCTACCTTGTGTGTCTTCTTTGGCTATTTCGATCATCACAAAGGGTATACATGTACATTCACTCCAACAAGATCATCATTTCTCGCCATGCGGTCTTCGACGACTCATCTTTTCCCTTAACCGAGCATTCTTCCACACCGTCTGCTACGGATTTCGAGTTTTGTTGGACACCGACTCTCCTGCCCGCTCCTATTGGATCAGCACGTTCTTGTCTTCCTGCAGGTTTTACAGAGGTTCCCGCATAGCCATGTGCGAGCACCAACGGAGTCTTCCGCACAGCCACGTGTAGCCTCCGCAGCAGCTAGCCCATACATATCTGTGCAGCGTCCTGCAGTTGTATCGGGGAGGTCTCCCCTGCAACCTGCGGCATCCAACGCTACTCCGATAGCCATGGATGGTCGTACCACGACACCACCTGGTGACATGCGTGCTAAGCCATGTCCTGTACCTCACCGATTTGATGGGTTTGTCTACACCCGTCGTTTTGCTCCAACCACGACATCAGTCGCTCCGGCTCCTGCTGCAACCCCTTCACCACCAGCAGCATCTGTCGCTGCTACACCTCCGACTGCTGCTCCTCCTCCACCGCCGGCAGCACCTGTATGTGCCTCTCCACCGGTACCTGCAGGGGCAGCACCCCAACTTCCACCTGGTGATGTCCATGTTCTCCGGTTGTCAATTATCATTGCATGACTACTCGAGCTAAGCTGGGGTTCAGACAGCTTGCGCTCTTTCATGTGGCGCAGCTCTCCCCTGTGCCACAGACATATCGAGCTGCCCTTGCTGACCCTCATTGGCGCCAGACTATGGAAGAGGAGTTCTGAGCTCTTTTGGGGAACAATACTTGCGATCTAGTTCCTCGCCCATCGTCTGCCAATGTTGTCTCAGGCAAGTGGGTTTTCAAACATAAGTTTCATGTTGATGCTGATGGTTCTCTTGAAAGATACAAGGCTCGTTGGGTTCTTCGTGGTTTTTCATGTTGATGGTTCTTCATGCTGATGTACGTGGCACTCTACACCTCGGACTAATGCTTCGCCCTTCTCCACAGACTGAGCAAGTGGTTTACTTTGATGCTGACTGGGCTGGTTGTCCCGATACACGCAATTCCACCTCCGGCTATGCAGTGTTCTTTGGCGATAGCCTTATCTCCTGGTCTTCCAAGCGACAGAATACTATTTCCTGCTCCAGTGCCGAGGCTGAATATCGTGTTGTTGCTAATGCTGTAGCCGAAGCTACCTGGATGTGCCAACTTCTTCTTGAGCTGCATGCTCCCCCTGAAGCGCACTACCCTGGTTTGCTGCGACAATATCAGCACTGTCTACATGTCCTCCAACCAGGTTCAGCATCAGCGTACAAAGCATATCGAGATTGATCTTCATTTTGTTCGCGAGCGGGTTGctcttggtgacattcatgtcCCCACGACTTCCCAGTACGCAGACATCTTCACCAAAGGACTGCCCTATGCTGTGTTCACTGAGTTCCGGTCCAGTTTGCACGTCCAAGCTCTCGACACTCCGACTGTAGGGggggggtgagagcacctagagggggggggggtgaataggtgatcctgtgaaacttaactttatagccacaaaaagttgttaagtgttagcacaataatcgccaagtggctagagaggagtctcaacaaaacacaataccacaagagatcaaacacagagatgacacagtggtttatcccgtggttcggccaagaccaacgcttgcctactccacgttgtggcgtcccaacggacgagggttgcaatcaacccctctcaagcggtccaaagaccaacttgaataccacggtgttttgctttgcctttcaatatcccgtttgcgaggaatctccacaacttggagcctctcgcccttacacttgagattcacaaagaaatacggagtaagggaggaactagcaacgcacacaagactcaaaatcagagcaacagcacgcacacaagtcgcaacaagagctcgcaacacaactcaatgagttcacaactcaactagagctctagatgctatcacaatgaaccgaatgcgcggaatcgatgtcttggtgcttaggaatgttgtaggaatgcttggtgtactcctccatgcgcctaggggtcccttttatagccccaaggcagctaggagccgttgagagcaaatctggaaggctgattctGCCTTCTGtcaactggtgcaccggacagtccggtgcacaccggacactgtccggtgcccgatttccttcctaaaatggcgcggccgaccgttgcagatctgggagccgttggcgcaccggacatgtccggtgcacaccggacagtccggtgcccccttccgaccgttggcccggccacgtgtcgcgcgcagattccgcggccgaccgttggcttggtcgaccgttggctcaccggacagtccggtgcacaccggacagtccggtgaattttagccgtacgccgtctgcgaattcccgagagcggccacttcactccgagtcagcctggcgcaccggacactgtccggtgcaccaccggacagtccggtgtgccagactgagctgagtcttggctgtacacagccaagcctttttcacctcttttcttctcttcttctttctgtttctaacacttagacaagtatattagtacacaaaaccaatgtactaaggcttagaaacatacctttactcttgatttgcactttgtccatccatgagcataaattcatatttaagcacttgtgttggcactcaatcaccaaaatacttagaaatggcccaagggcacatttccctttcaggggggCTTAGCAGATCAGATTCTCTGCCATCATCTTGGCTCCCAATCAGCTATATATGACGACCTAGCCCCTGATTGAGTCTGATTGATAGTTATAAGGATAGCTAGAGATATGAGGGGATCCTGATTGGCTCCATTACTATAGATAGGGATATGAGGAGATCTGATTGGTTCTGTTTCTATAAACCACACAGATCTCCTCCCTACATATATGTAACCTCAGCTCTCTCATCTATTCATCAAATATACAGCAGTTCATCTGCTTTCAATCTCCAATGCCGTACTTTTATCTTAgaattttagttgctttttgctcCACATGTTTGCATATTTAGATGTGATGGTGCCATAACTGGAAATTTACTGTATTTCAGTGTTCTACCTGGAAGGGCATGATTCTGGAGTTTCCTTGAGAAAGGGAGTAAGTGCTCAAGGATGGCCTCAAGGGCTATCATCAGGAGGAGGAATGACATTCTACGGCACACTCATGTGCCTATTTTGTCCCCTTCATTCACTAGCACAATTGGGCAAGGACAATTTGATTGTGAGGTTGATCATCAAAGATCTGTATGTTACTTTTCAAAGGAAAGTTTAGCAGATTCTAATCATGCTATGGCACATTGTACTTTAAATAAGCGAAAGCTTTGTCATCTCAGTAGCGGTTTCGCATGGCATCCAGCTTGTGAGGTTTCTCTTCCTACTTATGGTTCTAGAGCACAGAACTTTGTATTCCCATTGGGAGTCAGGTGTTTCCTGCAGTCAGTCCGCACCACATCAAACACAACTGCACAGGGTCAAGTTCATATTATGGACAAGAAGAGTGAGGATGagaagcagaagcaacaaaaaaagGAGGCATCCCCTGAAGAATGTGATCAGGCAGTGGAAGGATTAAGCACTGCAAAAGCGAAAGCAAAAGCTAAGCTGGAGGAAGTGCAAAAGACTGACCAATCAGTGGTACAGAAATTATGGGCAAAGCTTCTTGGTATTGGCCCTGCTTTACGAATTATTGCTTCAATGAGCAGGTCTTTGTTTCCCCCATGAAATTGAAGCACTGCTATACCATTCTTTTTTATCGGTGGTTTTTGTTTAGATATTCAGTGTTTgatatatatttatttttgtGGGCTTTAGAGCTGATTGGGCTGCAAAGTTGAAGCATTGGAAGGATGAATTTATTTCTACACTGCAGCATTATTGGTTGGGCACTAAGCTACTCTGGGCAGATGTTAGAATCTCATCAAGGCTGTTAGTTAAACTTGCTAGTGGAAAGAGCCTCACAAGACGAGAGAGGCAGCAGCTCACACGCACAACAGCAGATCTATTCAGGCTAGTACCTTTTGCAGTTTTTATTATCGTTCCATTCATGGAGCTCTTGCTGCCAGTGTTCCTCAAGTTGTTCCCAAACATGTTGCCATCCACTTTCCAGGACAAAATGAAAGAAGAGGTTTGACCTAGAACAATTAATCTGTCTTGTCAATAGAATTACTAAATGCTAACATGGCTCATACTGCATTCGTCTTGCTCCATACAGGAGGCCCTAAAAAGGAAACTGAAAGCAAGGATGGAATATGCAAAGTTTTTACAAGACACTGCTAAAGAAATGGCGAAGGAAGTTCAAACATCACGCAGTGGAGAAATGAAACAGACTGCTGAAGATCTGGATGAGTTCTTGAATAAGGTGTCATCTTCTTGCATGCTTAGTATGTTCACTATGTTGTATGTAGCTTCAAGTTTAGAACAAATACCAGTAAACACTTCAAAATTTTGCCTATTGGTGATATACTCAAATTTCCTACTAGGTTAGGAAAGGTGGGCATGCCTCCAATGACGAAATTTTGAGCTTTGCAAAGCTATTTAATGACGAGCTGACTTTGGATAACATGAGCAGGTTTGCGCTTCATATGCTTAATCCCTTGATCATACCAGTTGGCTGATCATCCGTATTCTGCAGACCACGGCTTGTTAATATGTGTAAATACATGGGGATCCAACCTTTTGGCACAGACCACTACTTGCGATTCATGCTTCGGAAGAAACTACAAGAGTATGTCTTCCAATTACCTACTCATGTACACCTGCATTTCCTTTTCAATTCCCAATTTCCCATAGTTAGCATCACCTACTAAAGCAGCATAGGCAGAGatgggggagggggggggggcagGTTGCTTCCATGAGGCACCACCAGTGTCTTACTATGGTTACAATGGTACTGTACTTAGTTGCTACTGATGTGTTGCATTAAGATCAACTGGATAATTTAGGTCTCGCAGAAACCCCAAAAGCCTTTCAGCATCTTATTATTCAATTTAAGTGTAAACTCATGTTTACCAGTTTATATCTACTTTCTCTTACTAGGAGTCTAGGATTAGTAGTTGCCTTCAGGAAAGGAAATATTAACTTGCTATCAACTCTCAACCTGCCTTTTCTCTTTAATTCCCATGGCTAGCAGTAGCTACCAAAGCAGAATAGGCAGAGAGGAGGCCCACATTTTGGTACATCTTATTATTCAAATTTTAAGTAGTGCAAACCTTTGTTTACCAGTTTATATTTATTCTGCAGCATTAAGAATGATGATAAGATGATTCAAGCTGAGGGTGTGGAGTCTCTTTCTGAATATGAGCTTCGACAAGCATGTCGTGAGCGTGGGCACCTTGGTTTGTTGTCAACAGAGGAGATGCGTCAACAGGTTTGTTCAGTGCTACTTCTACTTGGACATTCGATTCTTTTCTGGGCGCCAAGTCGGACATTTGACATCCATGACCCATCTCAGATTCCGAATGCTATTTGCATGCGCAAAAGAAACCTGCCAAGTTGGGCACCAGGTCCAGGGTGAATTCCAATGCCCATGCTTGCTTGTGTCCAAATAACTCTAGGTTTGCTTGCTTTGGATTTTTTTAGGTATGCGAGGGTCTTAAATAAATAAACCATGCTTGGTGATTATTTTTGGTGCCTTAGTGGTTCAACAGATGTTCATG
This portion of the Zea mays cultivar B73 chromosome 2, Zm-B73-REFERENCE-NAM-5.0, whole genome shotgun sequence genome encodes:
- the LOC103646271 gene encoding mitochondrial proton/calcium exchanger protein, which gives rise to MASRAIIRRRNDILRHTHVPILSPSFTSTIGQGQFDCEVDHQRSVCYFSKESLADSNHAMAHCTLNKRKLCHLSSGFAWHPACEVSLPTYGSRAQNFVFPLGVRCFLQSVRTTSNTTAQGQVHIMDKKSEDEKQKQQKKEASPEECDQAVEGLSTAKAKAKAKLEEVQKTDQSVVQKLWAKLLGIGPALRIIASMSRADWAAKLKHWKDEFISTLQHYWLGTKLLWADVRISSRLLVKLASGKSLTRRERQQLTRTTADLFRLVPFAVFIIVPFMELLLPVFLKLFPNMLPSTFQDKMKEEEALKRKLKARMEYAKFLQDTAKEMAKEVQTSRSGEMKQTAEDLDEFLNKVRKGGHASNDEILSFAKLFNDELTLDNMSRPRLVNMCKYMGIQPFGTDHYLRFMLRKKLQDIKNDDKMIQAEGVESLSEYELRQACRERGHLGLLSTEEMRQQLRDWLDLSLNHSVPSSLLILSRAFTVSGKMKPEEAVVATLSSLPDEVVDTVGTVLPSEDSVSERKRKLEFLEMQEELIKEEEKRQEKEDKAKLEEPKATEEDLALKEMTEPTVREKEELKKAKTHDKKEQLCNISQALAVLASVSSVTKERQEFLSLVNKEIELYNNMLAKEGTDGEEEARRAYKAAREESDHAAEAAVGEKVSSALIDRVDAMLQKLEKEIDDVDARIGNRWQLLDRDCDGKVTPEEVAAAANYLKDTIGAEGVQELISNLSKDNEGNILVEDIVKLASQTEENNEAEETAR